The Deltaproteobacteria bacterium DNA window ACGATGAATGACGTATTGGAGGAAGCACAAGCCAATACTCAGAATGGTTCACAAGCCGTCACCACACTCCTCAACTCAACCCGAGAAACCATGGAAAATTTCTCAGGCGAGTCCAGACACCAGTTCGTGATGCTTGAAGAACAACTCGGGAATCTACGAGCAGCCATTGCCCACGCAGATGTCGAAACAGTCTCCCACCTGGAAGGCCAAATCGGTACCATCACTGGGGCAATTACCACTGCCTTTAATCAACTCGATGAGGGTCAAAAAGAGCGCACGCAGCAACTCTTTGGAGAGCTAGGGCGCCTTGATGCTGTTGTTCAAGAGCACCTGTCGCTCCTGGGTGAAGGCCTTGAAGCGCCCCTCACAAAGGTTATTGAGACCGCAGCCGAAGCACCTAAATCTGTATCTAAAATGCTCGAAACACTCGATACACGACTCGAAGAGCGGCTCGAGCGAGAAAACAGCCTACTCCAAGATCGCCAAGATCTGATGGATGCAATGCGGCTGGCCACAGAAGCAGTTCAAAAATCTACGGAGCAGCAAGGCACGACGCTTGAGGAGCTTGTCTCTAATTGCGACAACCAAATGAGTGGCATGCGTGAGCGAGCCAACGAAGAGCTGATGAAGGCACGAGAACAACTTGAGCAATCTGCCTCGATGATTGCAACTGGCGGCGTCGAAATGACAGCTGTAGCATCCATGTTTACCACGGCTGTTGAAGATTACCGCAAGTCCAACGATACTTTGATGGAAGGCTTGGTGAGCATTCAAGAAGCACTGAATCACTCGGGCGAAAGAAGCAACGACCAGCTTTCTATGTACGTTGACCAAGCCAGAGAAATCATTGACCAATCCATCATCTCCCAAAAAGAGATGTTTGATGCCCTACGTGAGATGCGTCCCACAGCGGATAAAGTGGAGCTCCCGTCATGATGCCTCCCCATCAACAAGGCGATGAGTCGCCGCCTATCTGGGCTATTTTTGGTGACTTGATGGCCGGTATGGTTGGGGTATTCGTGATGCTCCTCATCTGGACCCTGAGCTTCCAAGTAGACCTTGCAGCTTCACTGCAAACTGAGGTTCAAAAACGCGAGCAAGAACAAACCCGGCGTGAGCAACTCGAATACGCATTGGCGGCTCCCCTTGCCGAAGGCCGAATTACTCTCATCGATGGTCGTATTGGAATCAGCGGCAACATCTTATTTGCCCTCAACTCAAAAGAGTTATCCGAAGAAGGTACAACCCTAATTGGAGATTTATCAGCGCCACTTAAAAGTTGGCTCAATGAGCATGACCAGCTCTTGATGGTCAGCGGCTTTACCGACGACCTCGCGATTCACGAAGACAATTATCAATTTGACGACAACTGGGACCTCTCAGCTCAGCGCGCCCTCGAAGTCACACGTACCCTTGTAACTGGCGGCATCCAAGCCAACCAGGTCTTTGCAGCAGCGTTTGGTGAGCACCACCCTATTAAACCCAATCTAGATCACGACACTCGGTCCAAAAATCGCCGCGTGGAAATAGCCCCGGTTCCTCGCGCCAGCCGTGCTCCTAAGGAGCAGCCTTAAATGAATCCAGGCAGTACACATGAACGGTTAAAAGCTCGCTTAGAGCTCATGAAGAGTGCCAATGCTCAAGGCTTTGATGCGCCATCGTTTATCTGTATCGAAACCCTCGTGGAACGCTCAAAGGACCTCCCACACAACGCCCGCATCCAGCTTGAAGAGATGGCAAGGTTTAGACTCTCTGAGTACCAAACTCAGTTCAACGAAGCGCGCGCAGATGTAGAAATGCTTCTTGAAGATCTCGATCTTACGGAAGAGGATCAACAAGTCGTGAACGAACACTTCCAGCGCTGCGACTTCAAAGGGTTAACCCGTTACATCAAGGGGCGAATGAAAGACCGGCGCACTATTTTCCAGCGCAAGCAACGGCAAACCGACCTTCTCGCTACGTTTGGAAGTGCTGAAGAACTTGCTCAACTCGACTTACTCGCAGAGCTAGAATCTGGCGCAGAAGATGGTGATGAAGAGCAAGACGGATCAAAACATCGACCCTTGCGGCATCGCTCTCCGCTTAAGCTACTTCGAGAGCATGCAGCTGCAGAGAAAAATCGCCTCGCGGTCGGAACAGCACGAAAGAAAAAGCCTGAAATCGCTGGCCCGTTGAACTCTCAAACACTGGCCACTCAACTGCTGGAAGAGTTGGAGACGTTATCGCCTATCTACTTAAAGCGTGTCGTCTCTCACCTTGAGATCATTCGACTTTTGAACCAAGTGCCCAAACCAAAGCCAAGGCGCCGCCCGCGCTCTTGAACCGGTACTACGTTAGTTAACAAGAAACTTTTGGTGGTTTGAAGCTCAAGCTTGCAGTCAATCCCAGAATCAGGGAATCTTGGGTATACTCAACACCAACGGGTCATGCCAGATGAAGTTCAAAGAGCATTTTCATACCGAAGAACTCGAAAATATCACGGAAGAAATCGTCTTCGAGCAGCTGCATATTATGGTTCAATCGGGATCTGTAAAAATTCCAGATAGCGAAGGCTGCCTTCAAGATATCGCGGCGATTGCATTGAATCGTTTACCTGCAAAATATGCGGTTTGTTTTATCGATAAGGTCAACCCGCGCACCGAGCGCCTTGAACAACTGATCGAGCTTGAGAAGAATGCTCGTAAAGAGCTGATGCGTGCGATTGAAATTGTGAGAAACAACCCACACCACCGTTAATCATCTGTGGTCCTCATTTTTTAGACAAAAAGAAGGGCGACCTAGGCCGCCCAACTTAGAGTGTCCTGACGGGACGGATCAATCAATGAACGCTGCTCGTGGAGCTTCCTCTAGCAAGAGCGTCGTCTTTTGGAACTCAATGGCCTCAACACCAAAGTCTACAACGGGTGGGAAGGATAAGATGCCACCTTCACCGTGACCAAATGGCATATAGATTCCTTCGACTTTACCAACGCGGGTTCCGTCTTCTCCAATGAGGTGAGCGCTCTTACGCTCAACATTTAAGTCCGGGACGTTGGGTGCTGCGATTGGGTAACCCCATTTCACTTCGCCGGTTGGCTCAACAACAACTGACAACCAAGTATCAGCATTTCGGCTACCTTCTTCGTGAACCTCTTCGGCGTTAACAACATAGGACATCGTGTTTACGTTCGACATGCGATTGTAAAGTCCGTTGTAGGTGTAAGCGCTGATCCAGATTGGAGAGCAGTAGCTCATCATGTCTTTATATGCGCTTGGCGAAAGTAAGTCGGTGCTTCTCATGTCGAAGCCCCATTGGTCCAGATTGGCGTTGGTGTTTGGATATCCATTGTCCGAAGACTGGCCGCCTAAGCCGCACGGTGCATGCTCACGACCGTGGGCGTGACCTACTTCATGAACCATGGTATCGGCAGCTTCTTCACCCGAGTAACCCAGGCCAATACTGGTCCGCATGGATGGGTATCGGTAGTCTGTTGCCAGGGTACTTAAACCCGCTACGCATCCGCGGTTGCAGTAGTTGTAGTAGCTGGTCGCGGGCGAAAAAACACCGTAGTAGTAAGCTTGGTCGTCGGCATTGTCCTGGTAGCGAAGGTTCTGGAGGCCGCTAAGTAGGTCTCCCCAACCTTGGCCAAAGGCGCTGATTTCAGAGGTCCAATTCACAGTCTCACGGACAGTCAATTCGATGTTGCTTGTGGGGTACAGAGCTTCGAACATATCCTTGTAGATCTGAACCTGAGTAGCACTGGTGTCGGGCTCACGCCCCGAACCGTCGGCGCTGTATTGAACCGGGACAAGCACAACCTTCAATGTCTGAGGGCTATCTTCACCAACTCGGACTTTACCTTCAGCTGGCCAAGTGGCTTCAGGGTTCGGGCTACCAAAATCGGCGTCTGCACTGGCCTCGAACAACTGAATCGAATAATTCAAGCTGCCCGTCATCAGACGGCTTTCAATCATGAAGTTAAACGTGCTTCCACCAGCGTCGTCGCTTGATGAGCCCCTAACATTCATTGAGATTTCTTCGTCTGGGATCTCCGACCCTGCTGTCTGCAATGACAAGCGCGCTACGATATCGCGAGCCTGAAAGCTTGAGTCTGGCGAAACGTAAACGCGCATGATGGCGTCCTTGCCCGCGACCACTGGCGCCGGGCGGTTGTTCACTTCGCGGTGGTCTTCCATTATCGCGAGGTTAACAGTCTGTAGCATCGTTACTTTGGAAATACGGAGACCGCTGGCCACTGGAGCAACATCAGAAATCGGTGTCGGATTCGACGCAGAGGAATCCCCACCCGAGTTGGACTCAGAACCTTCTACGAGTTCAGCCTCACCGCAAGCGGCCAGGCCAAAAACCAAACTTAAAAGAGAGAAACCGAAAACCAAACTACGGCGCATCATTACCTCCATCATGTTAGTGAAATACCTTACCAGCAAGATCACGTATGCCAAGGGGACAACCGGTTCGTTCTCACGAACCTACAAGATAATCTAATGTAGGCCCGTGTAGGCAATTATCCGCAAAACAATTCACCCCGATAAGAAGGAACTTTCAATCCAAATTTTCAATGTAAATAATCATGAATCGTTATCGGATGAGGTAAGTTCCTTTTTAAAAATAAGGTCAATGTTTTCAGAAGGATAGCAAGAGTGGTCGGATCAGCTCGATCACAAGGTTGTTTTCCTAACCAGATGGTGAAAGCTTCAGCTTCATAACACTCTAAATGCGGGCTATACGATCGTAATTTGTACTTGAATTTGTTACTCAGTCAGACCAAATTGGTGTGATACGAGAATGGCTCTCGTTTATAATCAAGGAAAGACCATGTCAGATCTACTATTTAATACGCCGGTAAAAACGCTTAAAGGAGAGTCAGGTACTCTCGAGCCGTTCAAAGGTAAGGTCATCTTGGTTGTAAACACTGCCAGTAAGTGCGGGTTTACCCCACAATATGCAGGCCTCGAAAAACTCCACCAAGAGTTTGCCAGTAAAGGTCTGGTTGTCCTCGGGTTCCCGTGCAACCAGTTTGGTAACCAAGAGGACGGAAACCACACCGAGATCGAAGAATTTTGCCAAATCAACTACGGTGTCTCTTTCCCCATCTTTGAAAAGGTTGAGGTTAATGGCAGTGCCACGCATCCAATTTTTTCGTGGCTCAAGTCACAAGCCCCCGGGTTACTGGGGAGTAAATCCATCAAATGGAACTTCACTAAATTTCTCGTAAGTCCCGACGGTAAAGAAGTCCTACGGTTCGCATCCAAGGTTTCACCGAAGGAAATGATTCCCAAAGTTGAAGAATTTCTAGCAAAACAATAAGTTTTCCTGCCAACTTGCGCCATCGACTATTAACATTAAAGCGTTAAACGGCAATAAAGGGCATAGGGCTCCCTCGTTTTCAGGAAAGCGGTATATGCGATGAACCCCAGTCCAATCCTTAAAAAGCTCTTCCTCATTTTACTG harbors:
- a CDS encoding OmpA family protein; the protein is MMPPHQQGDESPPIWAIFGDLMAGMVGVFVMLLIWTLSFQVDLAASLQTEVQKREQEQTRREQLEYALAAPLAEGRITLIDGRIGISGNILFALNSKELSEEGTTLIGDLSAPLKSWLNEHDQLLMVSGFTDDLAIHEDNYQFDDNWDLSAQRALEVTRTLVTGGIQANQVFAAAFGEHHPIKPNLDHDTRSKNRRVEIAPVPRASRAPKEQP
- a CDS encoding DUF2894 domain-containing protein, with amino-acid sequence MNPGSTHERLKARLELMKSANAQGFDAPSFICIETLVERSKDLPHNARIQLEEMARFRLSEYQTQFNEARADVEMLLEDLDLTEEDQQVVNEHFQRCDFKGLTRYIKGRMKDRRTIFQRKQRQTDLLATFGSAEELAQLDLLAELESGAEDGDEEQDGSKHRPLRHRSPLKLLREHAAAEKNRLAVGTARKKKPEIAGPLNSQTLATQLLEELETLSPIYLKRVVSHLEIIRLLNQVPKPKPRRRPRS
- a CDS encoding late competence development ComFB family protein, encoding MKFKEHFHTEELENITEEIVFEQLHIMVQSGSVKIPDSEGCLQDIAAIALNRLPAKYAVCFIDKVNPRTERLEQLIELEKNARKELMRAIEIVRNNPHHR
- a CDS encoding glutathione peroxidase — protein: MSDLLFNTPVKTLKGESGTLEPFKGKVILVVNTASKCGFTPQYAGLEKLHQEFASKGLVVLGFPCNQFGNQEDGNHTEIEEFCQINYGVSFPIFEKVEVNGSATHPIFSWLKSQAPGLLGSKSIKWNFTKFLVSPDGKEVLRFASKVSPKEMIPKVEEFLAKQ